From a single Pseudalkalibacillus hwajinpoensis genomic region:
- a CDS encoding YtxH domain-containing protein: MKESKFNHDVKVEREPAPEGYSSSTREVIRIDQSVPEKRESQLKGPAIAALAGGVVGAAAGVLLAPKSGKDLRNDISGGVTKAKDKSIEVSGNVKEKSSAFAQSVKTKSNDLVSKVKNRNTDNGGAEEDMLVSGYSKKRAAELDETEVPVSTVVERDVEKIIVETKGAETFDEVIEKDVERTLARDPEHPETLDEAAELELKRTYRK; encoded by the coding sequence ATGAAGGAATCCAAATTTAATCATGATGTGAAAGTTGAACGTGAACCTGCACCTGAAGGATATTCATCTTCTACTAGAGAAGTTATTCGGATTGATCAATCAGTTCCTGAGAAGCGTGAGAGTCAGTTAAAAGGACCAGCTATCGCAGCACTTGCAGGCGGTGTTGTAGGTGCAGCAGCAGGCGTATTGCTTGCACCGAAATCTGGTAAAGATCTTCGAAATGATATTAGTGGTGGAGTGACGAAAGCGAAGGATAAGAGTATAGAAGTTTCGGGGAACGTGAAAGAAAAATCTTCTGCTTTCGCTCAATCTGTGAAAACGAAGTCGAATGACCTGGTGTCCAAGGTGAAAAATCGTAACACAGACAATGGCGGGGCAGAAGAAGACATGCTCGTTAGTGGTTATTCCAAAAAACGTGCAGCAGAATTAGACGAAACAGAAGTACCAGTTTCAACGGTTGTGGAGCGTGATGTTGAGAAGATCATCGTTGAAACAAAAGGTGCAGAGACGTTTGATGAGGTTATCGAAAAAGACGTTGAACGAACGCTCGCAAGAGACCCTGAGCACCCTGAAACGCTTGATGAAGCAGCTGAACTCGAGCTTAAGAGAACATATCGCAAATAA
- a CDS encoding TIGR00266 family protein: MNNHEIDFKLYGDDMQFVEVELDPGETVVAEAGGLMMMEENIEMETIFGDGSEQRSGMVGKLFSAGKRVLTGESLFMTAFTNQGTDQKRVSFASPYPGKIIPMDLSEWNGKIICQKDAFLAAAKGVSVGIELQRKLGTGFFGGEGFIMQKLEGDGMAFVHAGGTIHRKELQPGETLRLDTGCLVALTQEVQYDIEFVKGVKTALFGGEGLFFVTLKGPGTVWVQSLPFSRLASRVFAAMPQNGGSKGEGSMARGLFDMLNGDRN, encoded by the coding sequence ATGAACAACCATGAAATCGACTTCAAGTTATACGGGGATGATATGCAATTCGTTGAAGTAGAGCTTGATCCTGGAGAAACGGTTGTAGCCGAGGCTGGTGGTCTTATGATGATGGAAGAAAACATTGAAATGGAAACGATCTTCGGTGATGGTAGTGAGCAACGCAGCGGTATGGTAGGGAAACTGTTCAGTGCTGGAAAACGTGTACTTACTGGAGAGAGTTTGTTTATGACAGCCTTTACGAACCAGGGCACGGATCAAAAACGCGTGTCATTTGCTTCTCCTTATCCGGGTAAAATTATTCCAATGGATCTTAGTGAATGGAATGGGAAGATCATATGTCAAAAGGATGCCTTTCTTGCAGCTGCAAAAGGGGTCTCAGTTGGGATCGAGCTTCAGAGAAAGCTTGGGACAGGATTTTTTGGTGGAGAAGGGTTTATCATGCAAAAGCTTGAAGGCGATGGAATGGCATTTGTCCATGCTGGAGGGACGATACATAGAAAAGAGCTCCAGCCAGGTGAAACGCTTAGGCTCGATACGGGTTGTCTTGTTGCTTTGACTCAGGAGGTACAGTACGATATTGAGTTTGTGAAGGGCGTGAAAACGGCACTCTTTGGAGGAGAAGGATTATTCTTTGTCACCCTGAAAGGGCCAGGCACAGTCTGGGTTCAGTCTCTCCCTTTCAGCCGTCTTGCGAGCAGAGTTTTTGCTGCAATGCCTCAGAATGGCGGCTCTAAAGGAGAAGGAAGCATGGCAAGAGGGTTATTTGATATGTTAAATGGTGATCGAAACTAA
- a CDS encoding DUF418 domain-containing protein, with translation MVDFHSPWMYVDQLGYWGNQWNQLLMNVIDIFAQASFYPLFSFLFGYGFVILRKRIIDKGASLLPIMLKRMLFLFLLGVLHFTFIWHGDILFTYSLSGLLLLVFIRLEGHSLINIGLVIWLFYAIILFLIMLPFSSTDFTSHNPTAIQQSISIYGSGSYLDIMSQRLSDWYYVNGGINGVFLLFSIFPYFLFGAGFAKKGWFNGAPDSLLIVKKLMVIGGFGFAVKLSPFLFDSFAFTHLQDSLGGPLVSLFYMATISLVYHSGKRVKPFEWMGKMALTNYLLQSLIGTLIFYSYGLGQYGTIEVSTGVGLVIAIFLLQIVFSRIWLQYFRYGLVEWIWRLVTYQKRFSIKRNNAKGDPTYENH, from the coding sequence ATGGTCGATTTCCATTCACCATGGATGTACGTTGATCAGTTAGGTTATTGGGGGAATCAATGGAACCAACTTCTGATGAATGTAATCGATATCTTTGCACAGGCAAGCTTTTACCCTCTGTTTTCTTTCTTGTTTGGGTACGGGTTTGTCATTCTACGAAAACGTATCATTGATAAAGGGGCCTCATTACTACCAATTATGCTGAAGAGAATGCTGTTTTTATTTTTACTTGGTGTTCTGCACTTTACGTTCATCTGGCACGGGGATATTCTCTTTACCTATAGCTTAAGTGGACTCCTTCTTCTCGTTTTCATCCGTTTGGAAGGCCATTCACTAATTAATATCGGCCTTGTGATCTGGCTTTTCTATGCCATCATTCTTTTCTTAATTATGCTTCCGTTTAGCAGTACTGATTTTACAAGTCATAACCCAACTGCTATCCAACAATCTATTTCCATTTACGGCTCGGGTAGTTATTTAGACATAATGAGCCAGCGGCTAAGTGACTGGTACTATGTGAATGGAGGCATCAATGGAGTCTTCCTATTGTTCTCGATTTTTCCGTATTTCTTATTTGGTGCAGGATTCGCGAAGAAGGGATGGTTTAATGGAGCGCCCGATTCGCTTTTGATTGTTAAAAAGCTCATGGTGATCGGGGGCTTCGGATTTGCGGTTAAGCTAAGTCCTTTTTTATTCGATTCTTTTGCTTTCACCCATCTTCAGGACAGTCTTGGTGGGCCACTGGTTTCTTTATTTTACATGGCAACCATTTCATTGGTTTATCATTCGGGTAAGAGGGTCAAGCCTTTTGAGTGGATGGGTAAGATGGCGCTGACAAATTATCTACTGCAGTCGCTCATAGGCACGCTTATCTTCTATAGCTATGGGCTTGGCCAGTATGGAACGATAGAGGTAAGTACTGGTGTAGGCCTGGTAATCGCTATTTTCTTACTGCAAATTGTGTTCAGTAGAATCTGGCTCCAGTATTTTCGATATGGGCTAGTGGAGTGGATATGGAGATTGGTTACTTATCAAAAGCGATTTTCAATAAAGCGTAATAACGCGAAGGGGGACCCGACCTATGAGAATCATTGA
- a CDS encoding DUF2254 domain-containing protein: MNYSKTSINLRNSFWFLPIVYGLLSLVVVALSTWIDIVYISQLDGTMTKVFLATEKVASSLYAPLVTAILTMTTISFSSIMVVLTTYSSQFSPRTLQDFISDRFTQHVLGVFVAGFVFSLVNMLLLTGKDSRILISPLLTVILAIACLLFFVLFIHHSATFVQVNNLIEKITRRSLHLVDTKAELHDGATFEKWDSWEERELREVEGVPIYSKRMGYIQFIPYEKLIKIGTDIDGVIRLDSDVGNYVKSGSRIATVWPADPSSFSENTILNTIAIGSERINDQDLEFSIQKLVEIALRAISPSVNDPHTAINCTNRIGTILSKIGETYHPKESFFDDSRNLRVLTTPKPFFQYLYKSFYLIRHYGKDDVSVLNGILDALILTAEGQRQSIKQDVQRFHEYLMNSIDLDELPGLDRALLEHTSDVLNDICKK, translated from the coding sequence ATGAATTATTCCAAGACATCTATTAATTTACGCAATAGCTTCTGGTTTCTTCCGATTGTATACGGCTTGCTTTCACTCGTCGTCGTTGCACTGAGTACATGGATTGATATTGTTTACATATCTCAGCTTGATGGAACCATGACAAAGGTATTTTTAGCTACTGAAAAAGTGGCATCCTCACTCTATGCGCCGCTTGTGACAGCCATTCTAACGATGACAACAATTTCGTTTTCATCAATAATGGTCGTCTTAACGACATACTCTTCTCAATTTTCACCAAGAACGCTTCAGGATTTTATCTCTGATCGTTTTACACAGCATGTTCTTGGTGTTTTTGTAGCAGGGTTTGTTTTTTCACTTGTAAATATGCTTCTTCTAACAGGGAAAGACAGTCGAATTCTTATTTCTCCGTTACTAACGGTGATCCTGGCTATTGCTTGTCTTTTGTTCTTCGTCTTGTTCATTCATCATTCTGCAACGTTTGTCCAAGTAAACAATTTAATTGAAAAAATCACTAGAAGATCTCTACATTTAGTGGATACAAAAGCAGAACTTCATGATGGAGCAACATTTGAAAAGTGGGATAGCTGGGAAGAACGGGAGCTAAGAGAGGTCGAGGGAGTACCTATATATAGCAAAAGGATGGGCTATATTCAATTTATCCCATATGAAAAATTAATCAAGATAGGCACTGATATTGATGGTGTTATTCGTTTAGATTCGGACGTAGGTAACTATGTAAAGAGCGGTTCTCGAATTGCTACAGTATGGCCAGCGGATCCTTCTTCCTTCTCGGAGAACACGATTTTAAATACGATAGCGATTGGGTCAGAGCGTATCAATGATCAGGATTTAGAGTTTTCCATCCAAAAGCTTGTTGAAATAGCGTTACGAGCCATTTCACCATCAGTTAATGATCCTCATACAGCGATCAATTGTACAAATCGAATCGGCACCATCCTTTCCAAAATTGGCGAGACGTATCACCCGAAGGAATCGTTTTTTGATGATTCGCGTAATCTTCGCGTGTTAACAACACCGAAGCCATTTTTTCAATACTTATATAAGTCATTTTATCTAATTCGACATTACGGCAAAGATGATGTGTCGGTACTGAACGGAATTTTAGATGCTCTCATATTGACAGCGGAAGGACAGCGTCAATCTATTAAGCAGGATGTCCAACGGTTTCATGAGTATTTAATGAATAGTATTGATCTGGACGAGTTACCTGGTCTTGATCGTGCGCTACTTGAACATACATCAGATGTACTTAATGATATTTGTAAAAAGTAA
- a CDS encoding sigma-70 family RNA polymerase sigma factor — protein MGNKQPAEEPDLDLTNKEVTLETIMHDYGESVVWLAFSYLKDKGKSEDIAQEVFITCYTRLETFNKEASLKSWVLTITANKCKDVLKSWPHRNIVFGQSLLGTFKHPDSTPDMELMGSEENKELTRNILKLPIKYREVIFLHYFEELKVQEISEFLSIKENSVKTRLRRARMLLKEMY, from the coding sequence TTGGGGAATAAACAACCAGCAGAAGAACCAGACCTAGACCTCACTAATAAGGAAGTGACTCTCGAAACCATCATGCATGATTATGGTGAAAGTGTCGTGTGGCTTGCCTTTAGTTATTTGAAAGATAAAGGGAAGTCCGAAGATATAGCGCAGGAAGTTTTTATTACATGCTACACAAGGTTAGAAACCTTTAATAAAGAAGCATCCCTTAAGTCATGGGTTTTAACAATTACGGCAAATAAATGCAAAGATGTACTCAAAAGCTGGCCCCATCGAAATATCGTATTTGGTCAATCGCTGTTAGGAACTTTTAAACATCCGGATTCAACTCCTGACATGGAATTAATGGGGTCTGAGGAAAACAAAGAACTCACCAGGAACATTCTAAAGCTCCCTATTAAATATAGAGAAGTGATATTCTTACACTATTTCGAAGAATTAAAAGTTCAAGAAATCAGCGAGTTTCTTTCCATTAAAGAGAATTCTGTCAAAACTAGACTCAGGCGGGCAAGAATGCTCTTAAAAGAAATGTATTAA
- a CDS encoding CapA family protein, with protein sequence MKKWTLFFSVLLLLVSGLVFFLLNQEDASPEHTPENLAAYRDDIRSTDTPSIGSSSLTLAAVGDILIHDRVYENAVEGSDYNFSPMLKGVQKYLESTDITFANQETVIGGTAIGLSSYPSFNSPTEVGDALKASGVDIVSMANNHTLDRGEKAIQNAIKHWNNLGILYTGSYASKEDRNKIRTIEHEGISVAFLAYTYGTNGISPPSGKPYLVNYIDKDLISKEIQEAKAIADTVVVSIHFGNEYERYPNHNQLSLASHIAEAGADLILGHHPHVLQPLEWIQTTDNRRVLVAYSLGNFLSGQRFDYKDIGGILKLTIKKEQFRGNSTITVESPSFTPTYVDENYHVTPLGESKPDLLEEINHHMKQWIPDLQVPEM encoded by the coding sequence ATGAAAAAATGGACGCTCTTTTTTTCTGTTCTTCTTTTACTTGTATCGGGCTTGGTTTTCTTTTTACTGAATCAAGAAGATGCATCTCCCGAGCATACTCCAGAGAACCTTGCCGCTTATCGGGATGACATCCGATCAACCGATACCCCATCTATTGGGAGCTCTTCATTAACGCTTGCTGCCGTTGGAGATATTCTCATACATGATCGCGTATACGAAAACGCCGTCGAAGGTAGTGACTATAATTTTTCACCGATGCTTAAAGGCGTTCAGAAGTATTTAGAAAGTACAGACATCACGTTTGCCAACCAGGAAACCGTGATTGGAGGAACTGCAATCGGTTTGTCTTCTTATCCTTCCTTTAATAGTCCAACTGAAGTTGGTGATGCTCTAAAGGCTTCTGGTGTAGATATCGTTTCAATGGCTAACAATCACACCCTTGACCGTGGAGAAAAAGCGATTCAAAATGCAATCAAGCACTGGAATAATCTTGGGATCCTTTACACAGGAAGCTATGCTTCAAAGGAAGATCGCAATAAAATCAGAACAATTGAGCATGAAGGGATATCCGTCGCTTTCCTTGCTTATACATACGGAACGAACGGGATCAGTCCACCATCAGGAAAACCGTATCTTGTAAACTATATTGATAAAGATCTCATTTCAAAAGAGATCCAGGAAGCGAAAGCGATTGCAGATACGGTTGTAGTAAGTATTCATTTCGGTAATGAATATGAGCGTTATCCGAATCACAATCAACTATCTCTTGCTTCACACATTGCTGAAGCAGGGGCAGACCTTATTCTGGGTCACCATCCACACGTTCTTCAGCCTCTGGAATGGATTCAGACGACTGATAACAGGCGAGTACTAGTCGCCTATTCACTCGGCAATTTTCTTTCTGGACAGCGATTTGACTATAAAGATATTGGCGGAATTCTTAAGCTGACAATTAAGAAAGAACAATTCAGGGGAAATTCAACCATTACAGTTGAATCTCCTTCTTTCACCCCAACCTATGTAGATGAGAACTATCATGTCACTCCCCTCGGTGAGTCGAAACCAGATCTATTAGAAGAAATCAATCATCACATGAAACAGTGGATACCTGACTTACAGGTGCCGGAAATGTAG
- a CDS encoding response regulator produces MKKILIVDDQYGIRVLLSELFKKEGYQALQAANGMTAIEIVRKESPDLVLLDLKMPGMDGIEVFKSLKEFDEKVQVIFMTAYGELQLVKEFMRLGAITHFAKPFDIEEVSRTVKRIIPLDAKEMARSK; encoded by the coding sequence ATGAAGAAAATATTAATAGTGGACGACCAGTATGGTATTCGAGTTCTGTTAAGTGAGCTATTTAAAAAAGAAGGGTATCAGGCGCTCCAGGCTGCAAATGGAATGACTGCAATTGAGATTGTTAGAAAAGAATCTCCTGATCTCGTGTTGCTTGACCTTAAAATGCCCGGTATGGACGGAATAGAAGTATTTAAATCGTTGAAAGAATTTGATGAAAAAGTACAAGTTATTTTTATGACGGCTTATGGCGAACTTCAGCTTGTAAAGGAATTTATGAGACTAGGTGCGATTACCCACTTTGCTAAGCCTTTTGATATCGAAGAAGTGAGTCGAACGGTGAAACGAATCATTCCACTTGATGCAAAAGAGATGGCTCGATCTAAATAA
- the mobA gene encoding molybdenum cofactor guanylyltransferase gives MRLVGIILAGGPNGQHKSLLLYDKEPIIIHQIKEMSKLAGEIIIVTNTPRELLPFVPANIRIITDFYHNRGPLGGLQAGLSLARADVAWVIDVTNIFPSRNIAHKLLKLLGKRNADIALPLINNKLEPLQGVYRT, from the coding sequence ATAAGGCTGGTAGGAATTATTTTAGCCGGTGGCCCCAACGGCCAACATAAATCCCTTCTACTGTACGATAAAGAACCAATAATCATTCATCAGATTAAAGAAATGAGCAAGCTTGCAGGTGAAATTATCATCGTTACTAACACACCAAGAGAATTATTGCCATTCGTTCCTGCTAACATTCGTATCATTACTGATTTTTATCACAATCGGGGGCCGCTAGGAGGATTACAAGCTGGTCTATCACTTGCAAGAGCAGATGTGGCGTGGGTAATCGATGTAACAAACATCTTTCCATCACGTAACATAGCCCATAAGCTTCTTAAACTTTTAGGAAAGCGGAATGCAGATATAGCCCTTCCCCTAATCAACAATAAACTCGAACCTCTCCAGGGGGTGTATCGTACATAG
- a CDS encoding DUF948 domain-containing protein, translating into MEIILYVAIAVIALVFAILSIFLIKVLKSTEKTLSNTAEMIDSLQGQVDGLTKETTMLLHKTNVLTDDVQTKIGQFQPVFESVKDTGNSLRSLTQSFSKLGKSIEKGVDKKQGTAAEAANWGSTALEMWEKYRIKKSNIQSVKEER; encoded by the coding sequence GTGGAAATTATTTTGTACGTAGCCATAGCTGTTATTGCACTTGTGTTTGCGATATTAAGTATCTTTCTTATTAAAGTATTAAAGTCTACTGAGAAAACATTATCAAACACAGCAGAAATGATCGATTCATTACAGGGACAAGTTGATGGATTGACGAAGGAAACGACCATGCTTCTTCACAAAACAAACGTTCTTACTGATGATGTTCAAACAAAAATTGGTCAATTTCAGCCTGTTTTTGAATCAGTGAAGGATACAGGAAATTCTCTCAGAAGTTTAACGCAATCTTTTTCGAAGTTAGGAAAATCGATAGAAAAAGGCGTTGACAAAAAGCAGGGAACAGCAGCAGAAGCGGCGAATTGGGGCAGTACTGCTCTGGAAATGTGGGAAAAGTATCGGATTAAGAAATCGAATATTCAATCTGTTAAAGAGGAGAGATAA
- a CDS encoding divergent PAP2 family protein: MNEMNRGIGVALSAITFAQSLKILTHKAQTGKWDWRPLFQTGGMPSSHSAGVSALATYTALKTGKQSIETALAVVFGVIVMYDAQGIRRHTGEIAQLVNDLDEDIELLSGHYPDLFHARRDVELNELLGHQPAEVGGGAVLGIALGLISYYTRMKR, translated from the coding sequence GTGAATGAAATGAATCGAGGGATTGGTGTGGCGCTTTCCGCTATCACATTTGCACAATCATTAAAGATCCTTACACATAAAGCCCAAACTGGAAAATGGGATTGGCGACCTCTCTTTCAAACAGGCGGTATGCCGAGCTCACATTCTGCAGGGGTATCAGCTCTTGCAACGTATACCGCATTAAAGACAGGTAAACAATCCATAGAAACAGCTTTAGCGGTAGTCTTCGGAGTGATTGTAATGTACGATGCCCAGGGAATTAGACGTCATACAGGAGAAATAGCTCAGCTAGTGAACGACCTTGATGAAGATATTGAGCTTCTATCTGGTCATTATCCTGATTTATTTCACGCCAGGAGAGATGTAGAACTCAATGAATTGCTTGGACATCAACCTGCAGAAGTTGGTGGAGGAGCAGTTCTCGGAATAGCTCTCGGATTAATTAGCTACTATACAAGAATGAAAAGATAA
- a CDS encoding HD domain-containing protein, producing the protein MRIIEKAIETSAIAHDGQYRKRSKLPYLSHPVTVGFYLIEAGAEEKVITAGILHDVLEDTSISFNELESEFGIEIANLVLGCSEPDKSLPWEDRKRHTIEKLKTASYSIKQIACADKLHNLTTILYDYEQEGKLVWQRFNRGRDQQRWYYESIYESLMTNLSTEEAANPLFNKLKNQTHRVFSS; encoded by the coding sequence ATGAGAATCATTGAGAAAGCTATTGAAACGTCCGCGATCGCACACGACGGGCAATACCGAAAAAGGTCAAAACTACCTTACCTCTCACATCCGGTGACAGTTGGATTCTATTTAATTGAGGCAGGGGCTGAAGAAAAAGTCATAACAGCAGGTATTCTTCATGATGTACTAGAAGATACGTCGATTAGCTTTAATGAGCTTGAGTCGGAATTTGGAATCGAAATTGCGAATCTTGTTCTGGGTTGCTCAGAGCCCGATAAAAGTCTTCCGTGGGAAGATCGTAAGCGGCATACGATCGAGAAACTTAAAACGGCTTCTTATTCGATCAAGCAAATTGCCTGCGCAGACAAACTTCATAATTTAACTACGATTCTATACGACTATGAACAAGAAGGGAAATTAGTCTGGCAACGATTTAATCGAGGACGTGATCAGCAAAGGTGGTATTATGAATCAATCTACGAAAGTTTGATGACGAACTTATCAACTGAAGAAGCGGCCAATCCATTATTTAATAAACTGAAGAATCAAACCCATCGTGTCTTTTCTAGTTAA
- the proB gene encoding glutamate 5-kinase, producing the protein MNLNDEKKRIVIKIGSSSLTSRLGDISRRKLERLVDDIVMLKDEGHEVLLVSSGAVAAGYRRLGCLERPTSLSEKQAAASIGQGLLMEAYSERFISHGYTASQILITRSDFSDRKRYNNARNTINVLLERGIVPIVNENDTVTVERLKFGDNDTLSAKVAALVSADQLIILSDIDGLYSDDPRKNPDAKLLEHVTEITPEIEDSAGEPGSSVGTGGMRSKIDAVKIAMASGTPSFLGNATTKGIIYNAVHESAKGTYFTPEGKTELDNKKQWIAFNSGPEGEVIITDKASSEISEHERSLQPVGVHYVHGHFKPGAVVKITDMDGEEVGLGVTNYSSKHLKMIKGLSTEEISELIDISVKEAVHINDFVYHDQLAIPLGS; encoded by the coding sequence ATGAATCTAAACGACGAAAAGAAACGAATCGTAATTAAAATCGGAAGCAGCTCTTTAACGAGCAGACTTGGGGACATTAGCCGCAGAAAACTTGAAAGACTAGTTGATGACATCGTAATGCTTAAAGATGAAGGACATGAAGTTCTACTCGTATCATCAGGGGCAGTAGCCGCCGGCTATCGCCGTCTAGGATGCCTTGAACGTCCAACTTCCCTATCAGAAAAGCAGGCCGCCGCATCAATCGGTCAAGGACTTTTAATGGAAGCTTACTCAGAACGCTTCATTTCACACGGTTATACTGCTTCACAAATTCTGATTACGCGAAGTGACTTTTCTGATCGCAAAAGATACAACAATGCAAGAAATACCATTAATGTACTACTGGAACGCGGAATCGTTCCAATTGTTAATGAAAATGATACAGTTACGGTTGAACGCTTAAAATTCGGCGATAACGATACACTTTCAGCAAAAGTTGCAGCGCTTGTAAGTGCGGACCAACTCATTATTTTGTCTGACATTGATGGACTATATAGTGACGATCCAAGGAAGAATCCAGATGCAAAACTACTTGAACACGTTACAGAAATCACACCAGAAATTGAAGACTCAGCCGGTGAACCAGGAAGCTCAGTTGGAACTGGCGGAATGAGATCAAAAATCGATGCAGTTAAAATCGCTATGGCTTCCGGTACGCCATCCTTCCTTGGTAATGCTACAACAAAAGGGATTATTTATAATGCTGTTCACGAGTCGGCTAAAGGAACTTACTTTACGCCTGAAGGAAAGACAGAACTCGACAATAAGAAACAATGGATTGCATTTAATTCAGGTCCTGAAGGAGAAGTCATAATAACGGATAAAGCAAGCTCTGAAATTTCTGAGCACGAACGTAGTCTTCAACCCGTTGGTGTCCACTATGTTCATGGACACTTCAAACCAGGTGCCGTTGTCAAAATCACTGACATGGATGGAGAAGAAGTTGGACTCGGTGTTACTAATTATTCTTCCAAGCACCTTAAAATGATTAAAGGATTGTCAACAGAAGAAATCTCTGAGTTAATCGACATTTCTGTTAAAGAAGCCGTGCATATTAATGACTTTGTTTATCATGACCAACTAGCTATTCCACTCGGATCATAA
- a CDS encoding DEAD/DEAH box helicase codes for MKMFDQHPFLKDNWEAAGFTDLSEVQEQAIPRILEGEDLLVEAPTGTGKTLAYLLPIIQKMDPEKKNTQAIILAPTRELAMQVFEVAQVFLKGSGMAAASLIGGAALKRQLDKLKKHPQLVVGTPNRIAELIDMKKLKVHEVKTIVADEADQVLHPSTIKDVSFITQSALRDCQLLFFSATLSDKVTQQAKQLSDNPSVLSIVATAEEKKAIDHSYYVTNRREKPELLRKLARKEGVKALAFVNNSNYLSRLKDILATKKISFDVLDSSTNKTERKNVLNRFRNDQIQLLLTTDLAARGLDIDNITHVFHYDLSEDARTYLHRSGRTGRMGKEGSVVTLLLPGEEKYLEKITQKLDLELTRRNAPQSRGKRK; via the coding sequence ATGAAAATGTTTGATCAACATCCATTTCTTAAAGATAACTGGGAAGCTGCAGGCTTTACTGACCTGTCAGAAGTCCAGGAACAAGCCATCCCTCGTATTTTAGAAGGTGAAGATCTTCTTGTAGAAGCTCCGACGGGGACAGGGAAAACTCTTGCCTACCTTCTTCCAATTATTCAAAAAATGGATCCGGAGAAGAAAAACACGCAGGCGATTATCCTTGCTCCAACACGAGAACTTGCGATGCAAGTATTTGAAGTCGCACAGGTTTTCTTAAAAGGGAGCGGCATGGCTGCAGCTTCGCTCATTGGTGGTGCCGCTTTGAAACGTCAGCTTGATAAACTAAAAAAACATCCACAGCTCGTTGTTGGTACTCCAAATCGCATTGCTGAATTGATTGATATGAAAAAGCTTAAAGTACATGAGGTTAAAACCATCGTAGCAGATGAGGCAGATCAGGTTCTTCACCCTTCTACGATCAAAGACGTTTCATTCATTACCCAGTCAGCTCTTCGTGATTGCCAGCTGCTCTTTTTTTCAGCTACACTTAGCGATAAAGTGACTCAACAGGCGAAGCAACTGTCTGATAACCCTTCTGTCCTAAGCATTGTCGCGACTGCTGAAGAGAAGAAAGCAATTGACCACAGCTACTATGTGACAAACCGACGAGAAAAGCCCGAATTACTGAGGAAATTAGCCCGAAAAGAAGGCGTCAAGGCACTGGCTTTTGTCAATAATAGTAACTACCTATCGCGTTTGAAAGACATTCTTGCAACGAAGAAAATTTCGTTTGATGTGTTAGATAGCTCTACGAACAAAACCGAGCGAAAAAATGTCTTAAATCGTTTCCGCAACGATCAAATTCAACTTCTATTAACAACAGACCTTGCAGCAAGAGGCCTTGACATCGATAATATTACCCACGTCTTCCATTACGACTTATCTGAGGATGCAAGAACGTATCTGCATCGTTCAGGGCGAACTGGACGAATGGGTAAAGAAGGATCAGTCGTTACCCTGCTTCTTCCCGGTGAAGAAAAGTATCTTGAGAAAATTACTCAGAAATTAGATCTTGAACTAACGAGAAGAAACGCGCCTCAATCACGAGGAAAGCGAAAATAA
- a CDS encoding methyltransferase family protein: MLILLGISLSIRNVIVESKLDVVSTGPYRILRHPLYTGLLLSLVGIPLYFGTWVGILISILLLTPILLYRIGVEERMLVESIGDYYREWGKERYRLIPFVY; encoded by the coding sequence TTGTTGATTCTTCTCGGAATTAGTCTATCCATTAGAAATGTTATTGTAGAGAGTAAACTCGATGTTGTGAGCACAGGACCATACAGGATATTACGACATCCTCTTTATACAGGGTTGCTTCTAAGTTTGGTAGGCATTCCACTGTATTTTGGGACGTGGGTCGGGATTTTGATCTCTATACTATTACTCACACCTATATTGCTGTATCGCATCGGCGTGGAAGAACGCATGCTTGTTGAGTCAATCGGTGATTATTATCGTGAATGGGGGAAAGAACGTTATCGATTAATACCATTTGTTTATTAG